One part of the Natronorubrum sediminis genome encodes these proteins:
- a CDS encoding DUF655 domain-containing protein translates to MSEADNDGTDTRRAVVLDYLAHGLSGDGRPQYEKSPAGYALGVDDFQLYQVAFDEDERLTIGSEVVVEPSDERDIVTQSHRVEYSDLSSGAQSELEYVVADLVEENEQRFVDFYNDAQPITLRLHQLNLLPGIGKKLRNGILDERKRKPFESFEELSERVSGLHDPDEILVERIIEELRDDDLKYQTFVGRTEQEQNQ, encoded by the coding sequence ATGAGCGAAGCCGACAACGATGGGACGGACACTCGCCGCGCAGTCGTGTTGGACTATCTCGCACACGGGCTCTCCGGCGATGGTCGTCCCCAGTACGAGAAGTCCCCGGCAGGCTACGCCCTCGGGGTCGACGACTTTCAACTCTATCAGGTCGCCTTCGACGAGGACGAACGTCTGACCATCGGTAGCGAGGTCGTCGTCGAGCCATCTGACGAGCGCGACATCGTCACCCAGTCCCACCGAGTTGAATACTCCGACCTCTCTTCAGGTGCGCAGTCAGAACTCGAGTACGTGGTCGCCGACCTCGTCGAGGAAAACGAACAGCGCTTCGTCGACTTCTACAACGACGCCCAGCCGATTACGCTGCGACTCCACCAGTTGAATCTCCTGCCGGGAATTGGAAAGAAACTGCGAAACGGTATCCTCGATGAACGCAAGCGAAAGCCCTTCGAGAGTTTCGAGGAACTCTCCGAACGCGTCTCGGGTCTGCACGACCCCGACGAGATCCTGGTCGAACGCATCATCGAGGAACTGCGCGACGACGACCTGAAGTATCAGACGTTCGTCGGCCGGACCGAGCAAGAGCAAAATCAATAG
- a CDS encoding AI-2E family transporter → MDVRTAFFALLLVVLGAIATLMIAPLLQYVLAAALLAFVLHPAYERLAERMGPRPAALSLTIFAIVAAVVPLLIISIIVLDTVLSFLDGFDEEQAIESVFAFLVDDLGVEDGQLEAIETAVLTEVEASLSQAVEFVLLEVIGLLNASIEMGLGLIVFVFLLYYLLVDGDRLVAWLSDVAPIDPSVREELFDEVSTVTWAVIYSHVLVALVEGVLGGLGLYLLGVPNVAFWTVIMIVVAFLPAVGVWLVWAPAVGYLAMTSGPLPAVLLLLYGITVLSLVDNYLRAVFVDRGSGLHPAVVIVGVIGGIYLLGIMGLFLGPVLLAVFKAGLNVFNRLSLEGEARASSTDSEPSAPPKPQAGVERGVADSDGAD, encoded by the coding sequence ATGGACGTTCGAACTGCGTTCTTCGCCCTCCTCCTCGTCGTTCTCGGGGCAATCGCGACGTTGATGATCGCGCCGCTCCTCCAGTACGTGCTCGCTGCTGCGCTTCTCGCATTCGTTCTCCATCCGGCCTACGAGCGATTAGCGGAGCGAATGGGCCCACGACCCGCCGCACTTTCGTTGACAATCTTCGCGATCGTCGCTGCCGTCGTCCCGCTCCTCATTATCTCCATCATCGTCCTCGACACGGTGCTCTCGTTTTTGGACGGCTTCGACGAAGAACAGGCGATCGAATCCGTCTTCGCCTTCCTCGTCGACGACCTCGGCGTCGAAGACGGTCAACTCGAGGCGATCGAGACCGCCGTCTTGACCGAAGTCGAAGCGTCGCTCTCCCAGGCCGTCGAGTTCGTCCTGCTCGAGGTCATCGGCTTGCTGAACGCGAGCATCGAAATGGGGCTCGGACTGATCGTCTTCGTGTTCCTCCTGTACTACCTGCTCGTCGACGGCGACAGACTCGTCGCGTGGCTCTCCGACGTCGCCCCGATCGATCCGTCCGTGCGCGAAGAACTGTTCGACGAGGTCAGCACCGTGACGTGGGCCGTCATTTACAGTCACGTGCTGGTCGCACTCGTCGAAGGTGTCCTCGGCGGACTCGGGCTCTACTTACTCGGCGTCCCGAACGTCGCCTTCTGGACCGTGATCATGATCGTGGTCGCCTTCCTCCCCGCCGTTGGCGTCTGGCTCGTCTGGGCACCCGCCGTCGGCTACCTCGCGATGACGAGCGGACCACTTCCAGCCGTGTTGCTCTTGCTCTACGGAATTACCGTTCTCTCGCTGGTCGACAACTACCTGCGCGCGGTTTTCGTCGACCGCGGATCGGGCCTCCACCCGGCGGTCGTCATCGTCGGTGTCATCGGGGGGATCTACCTCCTCGGCATCATGGGCCTGTTCCTCGGTCCCGTCTTACTCGCGGTCTTCAAAGCTGGACTGAACGTCTTCAACCGTCTGTCGCTCGAGGGCGAGGCCCGAGCCTCATCGACCGATAGCGAACCGAGCGCCCCACCGAAACCACAGGCGGGTGTCGAACGAGGCGTCGCCGATTCGGACGGCGCTGACTGA
- a CDS encoding RNA polymerase Rpb4 family protein, whose protein sequence is MTIFKEIVDEEFLTVSETKELLADIEAERALDEDRELRYELARAIEHVNRFAVLDPEDAQALVDDLEDLEKVDEATAYKIANLLPRNRDELRSVYAQQRYSLSGDELDEILNVVAQYE, encoded by the coding sequence ATGACGATCTTCAAAGAGATCGTCGACGAGGAGTTCCTGACGGTCTCGGAAACGAAGGAACTGCTCGCCGACATCGAAGCCGAACGCGCACTCGACGAGGACCGCGAGCTTCGCTACGAACTCGCGCGAGCGATCGAACACGTCAACCGATTCGCCGTCTTGGATCCCGAAGACGCACAGGCGCTCGTCGACGACCTCGAGGACCTCGAGAAGGTCGACGAGGCGACGGCGTACAAGATCGCGAACCTCCTCCCACGAAACCGAGACGAACTCCGCTCGGTGTACGCACAGCAACGCTACTCGCTGTCGGGAGACGAACTCGACGAGATTCTCAACGTCGTCGCGCAGTACGAATAA
- a CDS encoding MBL fold metallo-hydrolase has product MGTNEDRDAGVHTLPLTVEYGGRTITITPTVVETERGLVLIDVGPSGALEGLRTHLTSLGYDLTDIWLVLLTHHDGDHAGGLAELLERVDAVVATHREEAPYVRGDRMPIKSDGDRYPPVPVDLELTDSVRIPTLAGPMECLATPGHTPGHLSIHLPEGNLLIAGDALVADGDDPLSGPKPEFTPDMDRALESVSQLAALEIDHVVCYHGGYVDHGSAQIREIVDSHTGHDR; this is encoded by the coding sequence ATGGGAACGAACGAAGATCGCGACGCTGGCGTTCACACGCTGCCGCTTACGGTCGAGTACGGTGGTCGAACCATCACGATCACACCGACGGTCGTCGAAACCGAGCGCGGCCTCGTCCTGATCGACGTCGGACCGAGTGGCGCACTCGAGGGGCTCCGGACCCACCTCACCTCGCTCGGTTACGACCTCACGGACATCTGGCTCGTCCTCCTCACGCACCACGACGGCGATCACGCCGGCGGACTCGCAGAACTCCTCGAGCGCGTCGACGCGGTCGTCGCGACCCACCGCGAAGAAGCGCCGTACGTCCGCGGCGACCGGATGCCGATCAAGAGCGACGGCGATCGCTACCCACCGGTGCCAGTCGACCTCGAGTTGACGGACAGCGTCCGGATCCCGACGCTCGCGGGCCCGATGGAGTGTCTCGCGACACCCGGCCACACGCCGGGCCACCTCTCGATCCACCTGCCGGAGGGGAACCTCCTCATCGCCGGCGATGCGCTCGTCGCAGACGGTGACGACCCACTTTCCGGTCCGAAGCCCGAGTTCACCCCCGATATGGACCGAGCGCTCGAGTCCGTGTCACAGCTCGCAGCGCTCGAGATCGATCACGTCGTGTGCTATCACGGTGGATACGTCGATCACGGTTCTGCACAAATACGAGAGATCGTCGACAGTCACACCGGCCACGACCGCTGA
- a CDS encoding CPBP family glutamic-type intramembrane protease produces MATEDARHGGRWLREQFDRLSWVQKSLLAGALLTILWMQFVPSELERRVWVDSAILIGGPLALGLTHGRHIGWNVNRVAIRNAVLLSLFVLPFYLVGSTLPTIREFYPMWHTSSALSEFIPHAVQLFILALAAETYYRGLLCVGVKEIGFKAVLISPVVYMIHHAGKPPIEFLLSGPTDILFGAVDYQSNSILPSVIAHGAGLVLLDWLVVHDPLFDPTSILQSLEWLPVPL; encoded by the coding sequence GTGGCGACTGAGGATGCCCGACACGGCGGTCGCTGGCTTCGCGAGCAGTTCGATCGTCTTTCGTGGGTCCAGAAGTCGCTGCTGGCCGGCGCACTCCTAACGATTCTCTGGATGCAGTTCGTCCCCAGCGAACTCGAGCGACGGGTCTGGGTCGATTCGGCGATTCTGATCGGCGGGCCCCTCGCACTCGGCCTCACCCACGGCAGGCACATCGGCTGGAACGTCAATCGCGTCGCGATTCGAAACGCCGTCTTGCTCTCGCTGTTCGTCTTGCCCTTCTACCTCGTCGGATCGACGCTACCGACGATCAGGGAGTTCTACCCCATGTGGCATACCTCGAGTGCCCTGAGCGAGTTTATCCCCCACGCGGTTCAGTTGTTCATCCTCGCGCTGGCGGCTGAAACGTACTACCGGGGCCTGCTCTGTGTCGGCGTCAAAGAGATCGGATTCAAGGCCGTGCTCATCAGCCCCGTCGTCTACATGATCCACCACGCGGGGAAGCCGCCGATCGAGTTCCTCTTGTCGGGACCCACGGACATCCTCTTCGGAGCCGTCGACTACCAGTCGAACTCGATTCTCCCCTCCGTGATCGCCCACGGTGCCGGGTTGGTCCTCCTCGATTGGCTCGTCGTTCACGATCCGTTGTTCGATCCGACCAGCATTTTGCAGTCTCTCGAGTGGCTGCCGGTTCCGCTGTGA
- a CDS encoding 50S ribosomal protein L21e: protein MPNSNGPRQGTRRKLANDPRDRGTSPPQRAIQEYEEGEKVHLKIDPSVADGRFHPRFDGQTGEVIGKQGAAFKVQIDDRGKEKTLIVTAAHMRAQNQEKNRI, encoded by the coding sequence ATGCCGAACTCTAATGGCCCTCGTCAGGGAACTCGGAGAAAACTCGCAAACGATCCTCGAGACCGCGGAACGTCCCCGCCACAGCGAGCGATTCAGGAGTACGAAGAAGGCGAAAAAGTGCATCTGAAGATCGACCCGAGCGTGGCAGACGGTCGATTCCACCCTCGCTTCGACGGACAGACCGGCGAAGTCATCGGGAAGCAAGGCGCTGCGTTCAAGGTTCAGATCGACGATCGCGGCAAAGAGAAGACGCTGATCGTCACCGCAGCCCACATGCGCGCTCAGAACCAAGAGAAGAACCGGATCTGA
- the nreA gene encoding DNA repair protein NreA: MRLDDYIEDLEPDEEAKRRRLAKEKSYAITDHLEEFEQRFDQSLSGDSLVGSTAPSIFVGRSNYPDIPVGLLSPVGDEDAAEEYVTDGNWYQEGYGITDVLQRRTNLLNSNKRANVDSPSIASRLAPSVHDTWDGFVGVQREVAIAGRPVDLEIGLDGTPDLGLDAGTDVATPRGPRANARNAELRENPYVPKQVKKTLEDDDWQAQGAMTYLYRRGFDVYDINSILSAGALGEAKQRRLVPTRWSITAVDDTVGQYLRGRIKSEPSIDEVQVWANEYMGNRYWIVLAPGNWEFELVEMKAPGSIWNPNPNDDIWLQSASEGYDGRTSYVEETAGAYYAARLAALEHLESIGRQAKCLVLREVSDDYWAPVGVWQVRESVRNAFDGAYGEAETFHDAIGEISTQLPVSHARLRRKSELAAGLQANLSAFSSGE, translated from the coding sequence ATGCGCCTCGACGACTACATCGAGGACTTAGAGCCCGACGAAGAAGCCAAGCGACGCCGACTCGCGAAAGAGAAGTCCTACGCGATTACGGACCACCTCGAGGAGTTCGAGCAGCGCTTCGATCAGTCGCTGAGCGGCGACTCTCTCGTCGGCTCGACGGCCCCCTCTATCTTCGTCGGTCGGTCCAACTACCCCGATATACCGGTCGGCTTGCTCTCTCCCGTCGGCGACGAGGACGCTGCCGAGGAGTACGTCACCGACGGAAACTGGTACCAAGAAGGGTACGGAATCACGGACGTCCTCCAGCGTCGAACCAACCTGTTGAACTCGAACAAGCGGGCGAACGTGGACTCGCCGAGTATCGCGAGTCGACTCGCACCCTCGGTTCACGACACCTGGGACGGCTTCGTCGGTGTCCAACGCGAGGTCGCCATCGCCGGCCGGCCCGTCGACCTCGAGATCGGACTCGACGGTACGCCCGACCTCGGCCTCGACGCCGGAACGGACGTCGCCACGCCGCGTGGACCGCGCGCCAACGCACGCAACGCAGAGTTGCGCGAGAACCCCTACGTTCCAAAACAGGTCAAGAAGACCTTAGAGGACGACGACTGGCAGGCACAGGGGGCGATGACATACCTCTATCGTCGCGGCTTCGACGTCTACGACATCAACTCGATCCTCTCGGCTGGTGCGCTCGGCGAAGCGAAACAGCGGCGTCTCGTGCCGACCCGGTGGTCGATCACGGCCGTCGACGACACCGTCGGTCAGTACCTGCGCGGCCGGATCAAGAGCGAACCGAGCATCGACGAGGTGCAGGTCTGGGCGAACGAGTACATGGGGAATCGCTACTGGATCGTCCTGGCTCCCGGAAACTGGGAGTTCGAACTCGTCGAGATGAAAGCGCCGGGCAGCATCTGGAACCCCAACCCGAACGACGACATCTGGCTTCAGAGTGCGAGCGAGGGTTACGACGGGCGGACGAGTTACGTCGAGGAAACCGCCGGCGCGTACTACGCCGCACGTCTCGCCGCTTTAGAACACCTCGAGTCGATCGGTCGCCAGGCCAAGTGTCTGGTCCTCCGGGAGGTCTCCGACGACTACTGGGCACCCGTCGGCGTCTGGCAAGTCCGCGAAAGCGTCCGGAACGCGTTCGACGGAGCCTACGGCGAAGCCGAAACCTTCCACGACGCAATCGGGGAAATTTCGACCCAGCTTCCCGTCTCCCATGCCAGACTCAGACGAAAATCGGAACTCGCTGCGGGCCTTCAGGCGAACCTTAGCGCCTTCTCGAGCGGCGAATAA
- a CDS encoding 16S ribosomal RNA methyltransferase A — protein sequence MRDPDGLIARAGVRGDPNRDQHFLVDDRVLDRLPTYLTELEADTSHLLEIGGGTGALTDRLLAVGEADEEVTVVERDPDLADFLREEFADEIATERLTVIEGDALEVDLPDFTASVSNLPYGVSSEITFRLLPEQRPLVLMFQQEFAERMVAEPGTSEYGRLSVSTQHYAEPELVESIPKEAFSPPPAVQSAVVSLEPREPDYEVDDEAFFLRFVKALFTQRRKTIRNAIRNTAHISGLEQPDAVVEAAEEEILRKRADAMAPAEFAALATLAQSVGEPGPGQ from the coding sequence ATGAGAGATCCAGACGGGCTGATCGCGCGGGCAGGCGTCCGCGGTGACCCCAATCGCGACCAGCACTTTCTCGTCGACGATCGCGTGCTCGACAGACTACCGACGTACCTCACGGAACTCGAGGCCGACACCTCCCACCTCCTCGAGATCGGTGGCGGAACGGGTGCGCTGACGGATCGATTGCTGGCGGTGGGGGAGGCGGACGAGGAAGTTACCGTCGTCGAACGAGACCCCGACCTCGCCGACTTTCTGCGTGAGGAGTTCGCCGACGAAATCGCAACAGAGCGACTGACCGTGATCGAGGGCGACGCTCTCGAGGTCGATCTGCCAGACTTCACGGCTTCGGTCTCCAATCTTCCCTACGGTGTCTCGAGCGAGATTACCTTCCGACTCCTCCCCGAACAGCGTCCGCTCGTCTTGATGTTCCAACAAGAATTCGCCGAGCGAATGGTCGCCGAACCCGGCACCTCGGAGTACGGTCGCCTCTCCGTCTCGACCCAACACTACGCCGAACCCGAACTCGTCGAATCGATTCCGAAAGAGGCGTTCTCGCCTCCACCGGCGGTCCAGAGCGCTGTCGTGAGCCTCGAGCCTCGAGAACCCGACTACGAGGTCGACGACGAGGCGTTCTTCCTCCGATTCGTGAAGGCGCTGTTCACCCAGCGACGGAAGACGATCCGGAACGCGATTCGGAACACGGCACACATCTCGGGACTCGAGCAACCGGATGCGGTCGTCGAGGCGGCCGAAGAAGAAATTCTTCGAAAGCGTGCGGACGCGATGGCACCGGCGGAGTTCGCCGCGCTGGCGACGCTCGCACAGTCGGTCGGTGAGCCAGGGCCTGGCCAGTAA
- a CDS encoding acyl-CoA dehydrogenase family protein, producing MLDLTEDQLAFRDDVRTFVAEEIRPNAIELDQTETYPADILAELGDRRLTGLTIPEAYGGMGEGHLELVVLIEEFSTALMSVSSSLALHLGVAGVIEQFGTDDQRETYLPEMATFDTVGALGLSEAGAGANKLEMETTATREGNEWVLEGHKQWVTNYFDADYVLTYAKTGPDEDAPHNISAFLVPTEAFDVEEVWGTLGAWSVKSPRVRLEDVRVDDDARVGAVGEAYVQRGTLHNGVNVPARGVGIARAALEDTVAYLQEREQYQQPVGDFQGVRWAVGEMAERVETARFHTYRAAAKADAGEDVTKAFAMAKLNASDAAIENANDAIRFLGGRGYTTDHHVERYLRDAQLLTIAGGPNDVHRNTLADAVFDEYSNQAK from the coding sequence ATGCTCGACCTGACCGAAGACCAATTGGCCTTTCGCGACGACGTCCGAACGTTCGTCGCGGAGGAAATCCGACCGAACGCCATCGAACTGGACCAGACGGAGACGTATCCGGCGGACATCCTCGCAGAACTCGGAGACCGCCGCCTCACCGGGCTGACGATTCCCGAGGCCTACGGCGGAATGGGCGAGGGGCACCTCGAGTTGGTCGTGCTCATCGAGGAGTTCTCGACGGCGCTCATGTCCGTCTCGAGTTCGCTCGCACTCCACCTCGGCGTCGCAGGCGTGATCGAACAGTTCGGAACGGACGACCAACGCGAGACGTACCTCCCCGAGATGGCGACGTTCGACACCGTCGGCGCGCTCGGCCTCAGCGAGGCCGGGGCCGGGGCGAACAAACTCGAGATGGAGACGACCGCGACCCGCGAGGGCAACGAGTGGGTCCTCGAGGGACACAAACAGTGGGTGACGAACTACTTCGATGCCGACTACGTGCTCACGTATGCGAAGACGGGTCCCGACGAGGATGCCCCGCACAACATTTCGGCGTTTCTCGTACCCACCGAGGCGTTCGACGTCGAGGAGGTCTGGGGGACCCTCGGCGCGTGGAGCGTCAAATCGCCGCGCGTCCGTCTCGAGGACGTTCGTGTCGACGACGACGCTCGAGTCGGGGCCGTCGGCGAAGCCTACGTCCAGCGGGGAACGCTCCACAACGGCGTGAACGTGCCGGCCCGCGGCGTGGGCATCGCCCGTGCCGCCCTCGAGGATACGGTCGCGTACCTTCAAGAGCGAGAGCAGTACCAACAGCCGGTCGGGGATTTCCAGGGGGTCCGATGGGCTGTCGGAGAGATGGCCGAGCGAGTCGAAACGGCGCGATTCCACACGTACCGGGCCGCCGCGAAAGCCGACGCTGGCGAGGACGTGACGAAAGCGTTCGCGATGGCAAAGCTCAACGCGAGCGACGCGGCGATCGAAAACGCGAACGACGCGATCAGATTCCTCGGCGGCCGCGGCTATACGACGGACCACCACGTCGAACGCTACCTCCGAGATGCACAGTTGTTGACGATCGCTGGCGGACCGAACGACGTCCACCGGAATACGCTCGCCGATGCGGTCTTCGATGAGTATTCCAACCAGGCGAAGTAG
- a CDS encoding HVO_2753 family zinc finger protein gives MSTTDETRARSCVSCGINISGTNAAAFKCPDCGVQIFRCAKCRKQSNLYECPDCGFTGP, from the coding sequence ATGAGTACGACGGACGAAACGCGAGCACGATCCTGCGTCTCCTGTGGGATCAACATCTCGGGCACGAACGCTGCTGCCTTCAAGTGTCCGGACTGTGGGGTACAGATCTTCCGCTGTGCGAAATGCCGAAAGCAGAGCAACCTCTATGAGTGTCCCGACTGCGGATTCACCGGACCATAA
- a CDS encoding alpha/beta fold hydrolase, which yields MTSIEVEDGVEVFVRDMGMGDPIVFLHGWPLDHRMFEYQYQYLLDEGFRCIGIDLRGFGESDKPYGDYSYDRFADDVRAVLDELDVEGVTLAGFSMGGATATHYMSRHDEAYVDKLALLGAASPVITEKPDFPEGLDEAEVNPLIEGARTDRAKMNADFDEMLFYTDQSEEMMNWIWSLGMKASGQATVASAKTWRDADLRPDMNDITVPTKVYHGVHDEVTPIETTGEILTEGIQNAELVRFENSGHGLVADETEKINEELATFAN from the coding sequence ATGACTTCCATCGAAGTAGAAGACGGCGTCGAGGTGTTCGTGCGTGATATGGGTATGGGCGACCCAATCGTCTTCCTGCACGGATGGCCGCTCGACCACCGAATGTTCGAGTACCAGTACCAGTACCTCCTCGACGAGGGCTTTCGCTGTATCGGTATCGACCTTCGAGGTTTCGGCGAGTCAGATAAACCGTACGGCGACTACAGCTACGACCGCTTCGCCGACGACGTGCGCGCGGTTCTCGACGAACTAGACGTCGAGGGAGTGACGCTAGCGGGGTTCTCGATGGGCGGCGCTACTGCGACTCACTACATGAGTCGCCACGACGAGGCCTACGTCGATAAACTCGCATTGTTGGGTGCTGCAAGTCCGGTTATCACCGAGAAACCGGACTTCCCCGAGGGCCTCGACGAAGCAGAGGTGAACCCGCTTATCGAGGGTGCACGGACCGACCGAGCAAAGATGAACGCCGACTTCGACGAAATGCTGTTCTACACGGACCAGAGTGAGGAAATGATGAACTGGATCTGGAGCCTCGGAATGAAGGCGTCCGGGCAGGCGACGGTCGCCTCCGCCAAGACCTGGCGTGATGCTGACCTCCGGCCAGACATGAACGACATCACCGTCCCGACGAAGGTGTATCACGGCGTCCACGACGAAGTCACCCCTATCGAGACCACCGGAGAGATACTCACAGAGGGGATCCAGAATGCCGAACTGGTGCGATTCGAAAATAGCGGTCACGGCCTCGTCGCCGACGAAACGGAGAAAATCAACGAAGAGCTGGCTACTTTCGCCAACTGA
- a CDS encoding DUF302 domain-containing protein — MSLPIDPAAIDPDDFGEKQAVLEMDHEEAIEHVREVCEDVGFGIPVEFSPSELLNEKVDADRDPYYVLGACNPEIANQALDETMKIGGLFPCNVIVWEEKPGRQRVYHVSIMKIAQLLGTAPENDAWDDILETTGELTEEAFERFDAVETTVSD, encoded by the coding sequence ATGAGCCTTCCAATCGACCCGGCAGCGATCGATCCGGACGACTTCGGCGAGAAACAGGCCGTTCTCGAGATGGACCACGAGGAGGCGATCGAACACGTTCGCGAGGTCTGTGAGGACGTGGGATTCGGCATTCCTGTCGAATTCTCGCCCTCGGAACTACTCAACGAGAAGGTCGACGCCGACCGAGACCCATACTACGTCCTCGGTGCCTGTAACCCCGAAATTGCGAATCAAGCGCTCGACGAGACGATGAAAATCGGCGGCCTCTTCCCCTGCAACGTGATCGTCTGGGAGGAAAAACCGGGGCGTCAACGCGTCTACCACGTCTCGATCATGAAAATCGCGCAGTTGCTCGGCACGGCACCGGAGAACGACGCGTGGGACGACATCCTCGAGACGACGGGAGAACTCACCGAGGAGGCGTTCGAGCGCTTCGACGCGGTCGAAACGACAGTTTCGGACTGA
- a CDS encoding DUF5789 family protein, which yields MSDEDDEEPAVTLGTHTPVEGAPLARVTSRLTWPIEASEIDRLEGESTIRTGDGPRELSSVIDAVDETYFERRQEFEAHVRSVIDTGPVPTADE from the coding sequence ATGAGCGACGAGGACGACGAGGAGCCAGCCGTGACGCTCGGAACGCACACGCCCGTCGAGGGCGCACCCCTCGCCCGCGTGACGTCCCGCCTGACCTGGCCCATCGAAGCGAGCGAGATCGACCGCCTCGAGGGCGAGAGCACGATTCGGACGGGTGACGGCCCCCGGGAGCTCTCGAGTGTCATCGACGCCGTCGACGAGACGTACTTCGAGCGCCGTCAGGAGTTCGAAGCCCACGTCAGGTCGGTTATCGACACCGGGCCCGTTCCCACGGCGGACGAGTAA
- a CDS encoding MFS transporter, with translation MNVLSDPRKRRWLAWGALVVVFLLVNLHRLSTAVLSEELTSDFETTAAQLGTLHASFFLIYAAIQIPTGILADRVGPRYVGSIGGLTLSIGAVGFALSDGYLGAFAARGLIGLGSGVIFVSILRFCANWYRADEFATMTGLTGSVAGLGAILSTTPLAVSVDVFGWRETIFGLALVGFIAAASVYVLVRQSPSDAGLEPISGVPEQPMVTFDQTKDHLRTLVGDVDQWLLSTIFFAGNGAVLTLVGLWGIPYLVVVYELDVTTASYFTLLGSVGLLVGPPAIGWISDARGQRLLPMTVGTGLLTVAFSTIPIFGEPPLAVIAFSYLTCGFLFGAAMLSLSVIKDRYPSGASGVATATVNTAGFVGATVLPAIMGVALDAYQMDETVEGTVAYSEFGYRMAFGILTCAVAVAFLCSLWLLVRDRRNGYGAR, from the coding sequence GTGAACGTTCTGTCGGACCCGAGAAAACGACGGTGGCTGGCCTGGGGAGCGCTCGTGGTCGTCTTCTTACTCGTCAACTTACACCGGTTGTCGACGGCCGTCTTGTCAGAGGAGTTGACCAGCGATTTCGAGACGACGGCCGCCCAACTGGGTACGTTACACGCCTCGTTTTTCCTCATTTACGCCGCGATACAGATTCCGACCGGGATACTCGCCGATCGAGTCGGACCCCGGTACGTCGGTTCCATCGGGGGGCTCACACTCAGTATCGGCGCAGTCGGCTTCGCCCTCAGTGACGGGTACTTGGGCGCGTTCGCCGCCCGCGGGCTCATCGGCCTGGGGAGTGGCGTAATCTTCGTCTCGATACTCCGATTCTGTGCGAACTGGTATCGCGCCGACGAGTTCGCGACGATGACCGGGCTTACGGGAAGCGTCGCCGGACTCGGGGCGATTCTCTCGACGACGCCCCTCGCCGTCTCCGTGGACGTCTTCGGCTGGCGCGAAACTATCTTCGGCCTCGCACTCGTCGGATTTATCGCCGCGGCGTCCGTCTACGTGCTGGTTCGACAATCACCGAGTGACGCCGGACTCGAGCCGATTTCGGGCGTCCCGGAGCAACCGATGGTGACGTTCGATCAGACGAAAGACCACCTGCGGACCCTCGTCGGTGACGTGGATCAGTGGCTCTTGTCCACCATCTTCTTCGCCGGAAACGGGGCGGTGCTGACGTTGGTCGGACTGTGGGGCATTCCGTATCTCGTCGTCGTGTACGAACTCGACGTGACGACGGCGTCGTACTTCACGCTCCTCGGTTCGGTCGGGTTGCTCGTCGGCCCGCCGGCAATCGGCTGGATCTCGGATGCTCGCGGGCAACGACTCTTGCCGATGACCGTCGGAACCGGGTTACTGACGGTCGCGTTCAGCACGATCCCGATTTTCGGAGAGCCCCCGCTCGCCGTCATCGCGTTCTCGTATCTCACCTGTGGATTCCTCTTCGGGGCAGCCATGCTCTCGCTGTCGGTCATCAAGGATCGCTACCCCTCCGGTGCCAGCGGCGTTGCGACGGCCACGGTCAACACCGCGGGATTCGTCGGCGCGACGGTCCTCCCGGCCATCATGGGCGTCGCACTCGATGCGTACCAGATGGACGAAACCGTCGAGGGAACTGTTGCGTACTCCGAATTCGGGTACCGAATGGCGTTCGGTATTCTCACCTGTGCCGTCGCAGTGGCGTTTCTGTGTTCGCTCTGGTTGCTCGTGCGCGACCGTCGAAACGGCTACGGCGCGAGGTGA
- a CDS encoding elongation factor 1-beta: protein MGKVAAKIKVMPDSPEIDLDALQERLESALPEGAKINGVEREDVAFGLIALYPTVIVPDGSGGTETVEENFADVDGVESVDVANVGRI from the coding sequence ATGGGGAAAGTAGCTGCCAAAATCAAGGTCATGCCGGACAGCCCAGAAATCGACCTGGACGCCCTCCAGGAGCGCCTCGAGAGCGCCCTCCCTGAAGGCGCGAAGATCAACGGTGTCGAGCGCGAAGACGTCGCGTTCGGCCTGATTGCACTCTACCCAACCGTTATCGTTCCCGACGGCTCGGGTGGAACGGAAACCGTCGAAGAGAACTTTGCAGACGTCGACGGCGTCGAAAGCGTCGACGTCGCCAACGTCGGTCGCATCTAA